The genomic DNA CAGACACCTTCCTCCATGAGGAGGACCTCGGGAACCTTGTAGCCTTTTCTCGTTAGGGCTGACGGGATGTCCCTCACCGAGGGGGGATTATCCAAGACGACTTCCAGCGTGTCCCCCGGGGTGAGCTCGCTGAGCGTTCTTAAGGTTAGTAGTTGTGGGTATGGACAGACCCCCCCGCGGACATCTAGGAGGTAATGTTTCTCACCCACCTTTTTGAGGGTAAACTTCTCCTCCAAACCTCAACCACCATTTAGATACGATTTTAACTCCTCTGTAGTATGTCTGTTGCAGAATTCAGCAAATGTTTCGCGGTCACGCTTTAACTCCACATATTTTTTTAATAAAGCCTCAAGCCCGTTCTCCAACTCTTTAAGCGAGGCTTTTTCGACGATTTGTCTGGCCAATTTGCTTTTCGCAGGCTCCCCTCCGAGAAGGAGACTGTATCGTTGCTTTAATTCACTTCCCTCCCTAGCCAGCTTTCCCTGGAAGCCTATAACGGCCGCCCTCGCGGCGCAACAGTCATTGGGGCACCCGCTGACGTGAACCTTGACCACTGCGTCGTTCAACAACGTAAGGTTGAAACATGTTTCAAGGCGCTTCACCACGCTTTTCACCACATCTTTTGCGTGGGGATCCCTAGTTTTACCGCAGAAATCCGAGGGGCATCCGATGCTGCTACATCTGAGACTGGACTTGTGAAGTTGGAAACCCGAGCGCTTCAATTTTCCTATGGCAGCATCCCTGTCCTTTACGTTGGGCACTATAATGTTTTGCTGAGGTGTAAGTCTTAGCTCGCCGTTCCCATACTCTTCCGCGAGCTCGGCGAGTTCAATCATGTCATGAGCGGTGAGTAATCCGCCGATCAACGGAATGTGGACGTAGTAGTGCCCTCCCTGTCTTTGCGGCCGTATCCCTCGATGATCCTCCTCGTCCAGGCAGAGTGGCCCATTATACCTCTCCAATTCTCTGCCAGTCTTTTCCTCTAGAACTGATAGAAACTTTTTAACACCCCACTCGTTGATGAGCCACTTAAACCTGGCTTCCGCCTTGCTTTTCCGACTTCCGTAATCTCTATATATCTCTACGCTCGTCACAACCACATCGAAGGCGTCTTCCGGTTTAATAAAGGTAAAGGTGGGTTCA from Candidatus Bathyarchaeota archaeon includes the following:
- a CDS encoding sulfurtransferase TusA family protein, with the protein product MGEKHYLLDVRGGVCPYPQLLTLRTLSELTPGDTLEVVLDNPPSVRDIPSALTRKGYKVPEVLLMEEGVWKITITL
- a CDS encoding nitrite/sulfite reductase; amino-acid sequence: MTAEQLLGIAELARKYGRGKGEVTDRQDVQLHWIEAEEALEIFQRMDGLGFTTDMCGQGFTGAKYGDVRNIVCCPVSGIEEDELIDVYPLARELTDFFTGNRDFLDLPRKFKIAISGCGSDCTRVRVNDLGLLAVEKDNEVGFTMMVGGGVGTSLPGPKLAEPTFTFIKPEDAFDVVVTSVEIYRDYGSRKSKAEARFKWLINEWGVKKFLSVLEEKTGRELERYNGPLCLDEEDHRGIRPQRQGGHYYVHIPLIGGLLTAHDMIELAELAEEYGNGELRLTPQQNIIVPNVKDRDAAIGKLKRSGFQLHKSSLRCSSIGCPSDFCGKTRDPHAKDVVKSVVKRLETCFNLTLLNDAVVKVHVSGCPNDCCAARAAVIGFQGKLAREGSELKQRYSLLLGGEPAKSKLARQIVEKASLKELENGLEALLKKYVELKRDRETFAEFCNRHTTEELKSYLNGG